A genomic region of Caenorhabditis elegans chromosome V contains the following coding sequences:
- the col-140 gene encoding Nematode cuticle collagen N-terminal domain-containing protein (Confirmed by transcript evidence) has product MGKLILVGSSIALTCCLVTVFTMGSLLQEISDMKMEVEDGMMEFREIHQDTWNRVVRKHINPTGETDAPPNFQTLFGIRRSRQSGFPEQCNCGPRSEGCPPGPPGTPGEQGPQGESGPDGDDGKPGLAGEVVAIVHDLPGGCIQCPPGRPGPRGPPGEVGPAGPSGDNGRKGPPGPPGGPGGPGEGGDGGRPGNPGRPGPAGPRGEPGTEYKPGQPGRPGPPGPRGEAGPAGQPGSPGNDGESGKPGNAGRPGPPGAPGKNGTPGVRGEDAAPGPDAGYCPCPARAYKA; this is encoded by the exons ATGGGCAAGCTTATCCTGGTAGGATCTTCGATCGCACTCACCTGTTGCTTGGTGACCGTCTTCACGATGGGATCTCTCCTTCAGGAGATCTCTGACATGAAGATGGAAGTAGAGGATGGTATGATGGAGTTCAGA GAGATTCATCAAGATACCTGGAACCGTGTTGTTCGCAAGCACATCAACCCAACTGGAGAGACCGATGCCCCACCAAACTTCCAAACTCTTTTCGGTATTCGTAGATCTCGCCAATCCGGATTCCCAGAACAATGTAACTGCGGACCACGCTCCGAAGGATgcccaccaggaccaccaggaacTCCAGGAGAGCAAGGACCACAGGGAGAGTCTGGACCTGACGGAGACGATGGAAAGCCAGGACTTGCCGGAGAAGTCGTCGCTATCGTTCACGATCTTCCAGGAGGATGCATTCAATGCCCACCAGGACGTCCAGGACCAcgtggaccaccaggagaggtcggaccagctggaccatCCGGAGACAACGGACGCAagggaccaccaggaccaccaggaggaCCAGGAGGACCAGGAGAGGGAGGAGATGGAGGTCGCCCAGGAAACCCAGGACGCCCAGGACCAGCTGGGCCACGCGGAGAGCCAGGAACCGAGTACAAgccaggacaaccaggacgtccaggaccaccaggaccacgtGGAGAGGCCGGACCAGCCGGACAACCAGGATCCCCAGGAAACGATGGAGAGTCTGGAAAGCCAGGAAACGCTGGACgcccaggaccaccaggagccccaggaaagAACGGAACTCCAGGAGTTCGTGGAGAAGATGCCGCCCCAGGACCAGATGCTGGATACTGTCCATGCCCAGCTCGTGCCTACAAGGCTTAA
- the F26F12.2 gene encoding uncharacterized protein (Confirmed by transcript evidence), which produces MTEFVCGNDEQSAEQKNPNQENPFFKVAPNKKFQALIPLLLQDYCINPISSELRVCYDAPTNQSSLTYTLTWDKNISEEYEFEKALLEEKLIQNYNNLARPKLNNLDAPKNEPKSPIQSLNYAVPTKNALEMNYPAKDEKITVKMVILTAAKDYGVFYDHCKVQSKFSKSIINPISKMLFNNGKDEADYLKTGELYYAELHPDFERKMYKIEKPEYKKLKLNNIPKIYNDIALVLDLGGYVKSGRTVYFE; this is translated from the exons atgacaGAATTTGTATGCGGTAATGATGAGCAGTCTGCTGAACAAAAA aatccCAATCAAGAAAatccttttttcaaagttgccccgaataaaaaatttcaagctttgATTCCATTGCTTCTACAGGATTATTGCATTAATCCAATTAGTTCTGAATTGCGAGTCTGTTACGATGCACCTACCAATCA atcgtCACTTACTTACACCTTGACTTGGGATAAGAATATTTCGGAAGaatatgaatttgaaaaggCTTTGTTGGAGGAGAAGctcattcaaaattataataatcTCGCACGCCCGAAACTCAATAATCTGGATGCTCCAAAAAACGAGCCCAAATCTCCCATTCAATCTTTGAACTACGCAGTACCAACGAAGAATGCTCTCGAGATGAACTACCCAGCGAAAGACGAAAAGATCACAGTTAAAATGGTTATTCTCACAGCTGCTAAGGATTATGGGGTTTTCTA TGATCACTGCAAAGTTCAATCGAAGTTTTCTAAAAGTATTATTaatccaatttccaaaatgttgtTCAACAATGGAAAAGATGAGGCTGACTATTTGAAAACTGGAGAACTCTACTACGCGGAGCTACATCCTGATTTTGAACGAAAGATGTATAAAATCGAGAAACCTGAATACAAGAAATTGAAGTTGAACAATATACCGAAAAt atacaaTGATATTGCTCTCGTATTGGATTTAGGAGGATATGTGAAGAGTGGACGCACTGTGTATTTCGAGTAG